In one Methylocaldum szegediense genomic region, the following are encoded:
- a CDS encoding chemotaxis protein CheB, whose protein sequence is MEPCPTPVRPEAIVVGGSAGALNALSTLLADLPDEFTVPMVIVLHLPRRKPSVLAEVLSAKAGRPVREPQDKEPVSSSMIYVAPADYHLLIDQGRTFALSVDEPVNFSLPSIDVLFESAADVFGARLVGVLLSGASADGARGLKAIEDAGGTAIVQAPEDAAMSAMPNAAIALCEHACVLSAKEIREHLLRLAGSDRA, encoded by the coding sequence ATGGAACCATGTCCGACCCCGGTCCGACCAGAGGCGATCGTGGTGGGCGGTTCCGCCGGTGCCCTCAATGCGCTCTCCACGCTGCTTGCCGACCTGCCCGACGAGTTTACCGTACCCATGGTCATCGTTCTGCACTTGCCGCGACGCAAGCCCAGCGTGCTGGCCGAGGTTCTCTCAGCCAAGGCCGGCCGGCCGGTACGGGAACCTCAGGATAAGGAACCGGTCTCATCTTCGATGATTTACGTCGCTCCGGCGGACTACCACCTGCTCATCGACCAAGGGCGGACATTCGCCCTTTCGGTGGACGAGCCGGTGAATTTCAGCTTACCCTCTATCGACGTTCTCTTCGAATCCGCAGCCGACGTTTTCGGCGCGCGGCTGGTAGGGGTTCTGCTGTCCGGCGCGAGCGCCGACGGCGCGCGCGGTCTCAAAGCCATCGAGGATGCCGGCGGGACCGCCATTGTCCAAGCGCCGGAGGATGCCGCGATGTCTGCGATGCCAAACGCGGCCATCGCCCTGTGCGAGCACGCCTGCGTGTTGTCGGCGAAGGAGATTCGCGAGCACCTGCTCCGGCTTGCGGGCAGCGACCGAGCGTGA
- a CDS encoding protein-methionine-sulfoxide reductase heme-binding subunit MsrQ, which produces MNIRNPHPKTMAVLKRGIFLLALIPLLKLIGLGVLGELGANPIEKITRTTGYWTLTLLLVTLAVTPLRRLSGWPWPGRFRRMLGLFAFFYGCLHFLSYLVLDQFFDWPAIIKDIAKRPYITVGFAAYLLLFPLALTSTDGMIRRLGGKRWRALHRLVYPIAVAGVLHFWWLVKKDISRPGVFAAILIVLLGFRLLWAVRMPGGGTSNRKAVDAERFDSKRRPPYRQVSEGNAHSETLP; this is translated from the coding sequence ATGAATATTCGAAATCCCCATCCCAAGACGATGGCCGTCCTAAAACGAGGGATCTTTTTGCTGGCATTGATCCCCCTGTTAAAGCTGATCGGCCTTGGCGTGCTGGGTGAACTGGGGGCGAATCCGATCGAGAAAATCACCCGGACCACGGGTTATTGGACACTGACGCTGCTGCTTGTGACCCTGGCCGTGACGCCGCTCCGGCGGCTTTCCGGCTGGCCTTGGCCGGGACGGTTCAGGCGGATGCTCGGGCTTTTCGCCTTCTTCTACGGATGCCTTCATTTTCTCAGCTATCTGGTCCTGGACCAGTTCTTCGACTGGCCCGCCATCATCAAGGACATTGCCAAGCGCCCCTATATCACAGTGGGATTTGCCGCTTACTTGCTGTTGTTTCCCCTCGCACTCACCTCGACTGATGGGATGATCCGCCGTCTCGGCGGTAAACGATGGCGGGCGCTGCACCGCCTGGTCTATCCGATCGCCGTGGCAGGGGTCCTACATTTCTGGTGGCTGGTCAAGAAAGATATCTCCAGACCCGGCGTCTTTGCCGCGATCCTCATCGTATTGCTGGGATTTCGGCTGCTTTGGGCGGTCCGGATGCCGGGGGGCGGAACCTCGAACCGGAAAGCGGTGGATGCCGAAAGATTCGATTCGAAACGGCGTCCGCCGTACCGCCAAGTCTCGGAAGGAAACGCTCATTCGGAGACTTTGCCGTGA
- a CDS encoding IS481 family transposase, with protein MQIRLHKNARTTPAVRQAIQASTLSERALAQKYGVSRTTVRKWKRRSSVEDASHRPHTLRTTLTPAQEAIVVYLRQSLLLPLDDLLAVTREFLNPDVSRSGLDRCLRRHGVASLKALLPPAEKTTFKPFKVYEPGFLHVDVKYLPAIDGEPRRYLFVAIDRATRWVYVALKPNRTALSAKAFLKAVIQAAPFRIQKCLTDNGSEFTDRFLTRTRQPSGTHEFDRLCTEQGIEHRLIPPRRPQTNGLVERFNGRIEEVLQTHHFDSTADLETTLHRYVDLYNHHIPQRALGHLTPIQALKNWQTSHPHLFRKRVHNLAELDN; from the coding sequence ATGCAGATTCGTCTTCATAAAAATGCCCGTACCACCCCGGCGGTTCGGCAGGCCATTCAAGCGTCCACGTTGAGCGAGCGCGCCTTGGCCCAAAAGTACGGCGTCAGCCGGACGACCGTCCGCAAGTGGAAACGCCGCTCCTCGGTCGAAGATGCCTCACACCGGCCCCACACCCTCAGGACCACGCTCACGCCCGCCCAGGAAGCCATCGTGGTCTATCTCCGTCAATCCCTGCTCCTCCCCTTGGATGATCTCCTGGCCGTAACCCGAGAGTTTCTCAATCCCGACGTGTCCCGTTCCGGACTGGACCGCTGCCTGCGCCGCCACGGGGTGGCCTCCCTCAAGGCCCTGCTCCCCCCTGCGGAGAAGACCACGTTCAAGCCTTTCAAGGTCTACGAGCCCGGCTTCCTTCACGTGGATGTCAAGTACTTGCCGGCTATTGACGGCGAACCTCGCCGATACCTGTTCGTCGCGATCGACCGCGCCACCCGCTGGGTGTATGTCGCCCTCAAGCCCAACCGCACCGCCTTAAGCGCAAAGGCCTTCCTCAAAGCGGTGATTCAAGCCGCGCCTTTCCGCATCCAGAAATGTCTGACCGACAACGGCTCGGAGTTCACCGACCGTTTCTTGACCCGAACTCGCCAGCCCTCCGGGACGCATGAGTTTGACCGCCTCTGTACTGAACAAGGCATCGAACATCGCCTGATTCCGCCTCGTCGGCCCCAGACCAACGGTCTGGTGGAACGCTTCAATGGCCGCATCGAGGAGGTGTTGCAAACCCATCACTTCGATTCAACCGCCGATCTGGAAACGACCTTGCACCGCTATGTCGACCTGTACAATCATCACATTCCTCAACGGGCCTTAGGCCATCTCACCCCGATTCAGGCGCTCAAAAACTGGCAAACGTCCCATCCCCATCTCTTTCGCAAGAGGGTTCACAATCTTGCGGAACTTGACAATTAA
- the msrP gene encoding protein-methionine-sulfoxide reductase catalytic subunit MsrP codes for MTIKKPSDIRPSEITPRELFYGRRRFLQLAAGTSALALLPRGLEAGEKLPMVRKSDDVLPDKVTPYEDITHYNNFYEFGTDKETPAKLAGSLKTRPWTVAVEGEVRKPKIYDIDELLKLAPLEERIYRLRCVEGWSMVVPWVGFPLAELIKRVEPTGNAKFVEFTTLLDPEQMPGQRSAVLDWPYVEGLRMDEAVHPLTLLGVGLYGEVLPNQNGAPIRVVVPWKYGFKSAKSIVRIRFVEKQPVSTWMKAGPKEYGFYANVNPEVDHPRWSQAKERRIGEFFKRPTLPFNGYGDQVAQLYAGMDLRKYF; via the coding sequence TTGACAATTAAGAAGCCCTCCGATATCCGCCCCTCGGAAATCACCCCGCGCGAGCTGTTTTACGGCCGGAGGCGGTTCCTGCAACTCGCGGCCGGGACCTCGGCTCTGGCTCTCTTGCCGCGGGGGCTCGAAGCCGGTGAGAAGCTACCCATGGTCCGGAAGAGCGATGATGTGTTGCCGGACAAGGTCACGCCTTACGAGGACATCACCCACTACAACAATTTCTATGAGTTCGGCACCGACAAGGAAACGCCCGCCAAGCTGGCCGGGAGCCTGAAAACCCGGCCCTGGACGGTGGCGGTGGAAGGCGAAGTCCGCAAGCCCAAGATCTACGATATCGACGAACTATTGAAACTGGCGCCGCTGGAAGAGCGCATCTATCGCCTGCGCTGCGTGGAGGGCTGGTCCATGGTGGTGCCCTGGGTCGGCTTTCCTTTGGCGGAGCTGATCAAGCGCGTGGAACCGACGGGCAATGCCAAGTTTGTGGAGTTCACGACCTTGTTGGACCCCGAGCAGATGCCGGGCCAGCGCTCGGCGGTGCTGGACTGGCCGTACGTCGAAGGCTTACGCATGGACGAGGCCGTGCACCCTTTGACTCTCCTCGGGGTAGGGCTTTACGGCGAAGTCCTGCCCAACCAGAACGGTGCGCCAATCCGGGTGGTCGTGCCTTGGAAGTATGGCTTCAAGAGTGCCAAGTCTATCGTGCGCATCCGTTTCGTGGAGAAGCAGCCGGTTTCCACCTGGATGAAAGCGGGTCCCAAGGAATACGGCTTTTACGCCAACGTGAATCCGGAGGTTGACCATCCCCGTTGGAGCCAGGCCAAGGAACGCCGCATCGGTGAGTTCTTCAAGCGCCCGACGTTGCCTTTCAACGGTTATGGTGATCAGGTGGCACAGCTTTATGCGGGGATGGATTTGCGCAAGTATTTCTAG
- a CDS encoding sensor domain-containing diguanylate cyclase — translation MNTFNFHELKASERLPTPSGTALAIMKLVQREDATAQSMAELIQSDPALTGRILRLANSPAIGARRPIVAVMDAVLILGMNVVRQFALSLSLVAGYSQGRCKAFDYAGYWAMSLAQAVALQEVTARKRTVAPEEAFTMGLLAEIGRLVLATAWPEDYSDCLERAQGERLLNLERERFAIDHRSLSIMLLADWGFPENFLQALRLSFDSAPTDGSRAGTLAGQLNFAREIAHYCLAEQAGREVLLPRLQTQAANHDFDERTLTEILESTEAQWREWGNLIGVATDLRQSPPKPSEVEERPLLGLDVLLVDDDPMTLARLSKQLGALGHRIATCRDGESALKHVLEHKPQLVITDWHMKPMDGLALCKALRASAFGKTLYLIMLTATEDEDALVKAFDAGIDDYVVKPPSLRVLNARIRAGQRIIALQQDLAQERQEIERFSAELAVANRRLELMANTDLLTGLPNRRYALDRLEQEWSTALRVNRPLSVIILDLDRFKSINDTFGHDVGDQVLAHAAKVMRDAVRASDVVCRMGGEEFLVIAPNTDSAAALHLGERIRAAIERHQPTKLALSFPLTTSIGVASSTDATTDCKTLIKRADQALFQAKQGGRNSVRQAS, via the coding sequence ATGAATACATTCAATTTTCACGAGCTCAAGGCCAGTGAACGGTTGCCGACTCCGTCAGGAACCGCCTTGGCCATCATGAAGCTGGTTCAACGCGAGGATGCGACGGCTCAATCTATGGCGGAACTGATTCAATCGGATCCCGCGCTGACCGGAAGGATTTTGCGCCTCGCCAACTCGCCGGCCATCGGTGCGCGCAGGCCCATTGTCGCCGTGATGGACGCGGTATTGATTCTGGGCATGAACGTGGTTCGCCAGTTCGCTTTGAGCCTGTCGCTAGTAGCGGGTTATAGCCAAGGGCGCTGTAAGGCCTTCGATTACGCGGGGTACTGGGCGATGTCCCTGGCACAAGCCGTCGCTCTTCAGGAAGTGACTGCCCGCAAGCGGACCGTGGCGCCGGAAGAGGCCTTTACCATGGGGCTGCTCGCCGAGATCGGACGCCTCGTGCTGGCGACGGCCTGGCCGGAAGACTACAGCGATTGTTTGGAACGTGCACAGGGCGAACGCCTGCTCAATCTGGAACGGGAACGTTTCGCCATCGACCATCGCAGCCTGAGCATCATGTTGCTGGCCGATTGGGGATTCCCTGAGAACTTCCTGCAAGCATTGAGGCTGAGTTTCGACTCGGCTCCAACGGACGGTTCGCGCGCCGGCACTCTGGCCGGCCAACTGAATTTCGCGCGCGAGATCGCTCATTACTGCCTGGCGGAGCAAGCCGGTCGGGAGGTTCTCTTGCCGAGATTGCAGACCCAGGCCGCGAATCACGACTTCGACGAAAGGACTCTGACCGAAATCCTGGAGTCCACGGAAGCGCAATGGCGCGAGTGGGGGAATCTGATCGGCGTCGCGACCGATCTCCGGCAATCCCCGCCAAAACCATCTGAGGTGGAAGAACGGCCGCTCTTGGGGCTCGACGTGCTGCTGGTCGACGACGACCCGATGACGCTCGCTCGACTTTCCAAGCAGTTGGGCGCTTTGGGGCATCGCATCGCCACCTGCCGGGACGGCGAGTCCGCGCTGAAGCACGTGCTGGAACACAAACCGCAACTCGTCATCACCGATTGGCACATGAAGCCCATGGACGGCCTGGCCTTGTGCAAGGCGCTGCGCGCCTCGGCGTTCGGCAAGACGCTGTATCTCATCATGCTGACCGCGACCGAAGACGAGGATGCGCTGGTGAAGGCTTTCGATGCCGGCATCGACGACTATGTCGTCAAACCGCCGAGCCTCAGAGTGCTCAATGCCCGCATTCGGGCCGGTCAACGGATCATCGCGCTGCAGCAGGATTTGGCTCAGGAGCGTCAGGAAATCGAGCGTTTTTCGGCGGAATTGGCGGTCGCCAACCGCCGCCTCGAACTCATGGCGAATACCGATCTGCTCACCGGGCTGCCGAACCGGCGCTACGCCTTGGACCGACTGGAGCAGGAATGGTCGACCGCGCTCCGGGTCAACCGTCCGTTGAGCGTCATCATCCTGGATTTGGACCGGTTCAAGTCGATCAACGATACCTTCGGCCACGATGTCGGCGATCAAGTCCTCGCCCATGCGGCCAAGGTCATGCGTGATGCCGTGCGTGCCAGCGACGTCGTCTGCCGGATGGGCGGCGAGGAGTTCTTGGTCATCGCCCCCAACACCGACAGCGCCGCCGCGCTTCATCTGGGCGAGCGGATACGCGCCGCCATCGAGCGGCATCAACCCACGAAGCTCGCCTTGTCCTTTCCGCTGACCACGAGCATCGGCGTGGCGAGTTCCACGGATGCCACGACCGACTGCAAAACCCTGATCAAGCGGGCTGATCAAGCTTTATTCCAGGCCAAGCAAGGCGGCCGCAACAGCGTGAGACAGGCTTCGTAG
- a CDS encoding CheR family methyltransferase, giving the protein MHEDTFDTELKLLLEAIYLKFHYDFRHYAPASLKRRLSQAMRRFGCRTLSGLQERILHEPGVFPELLSFLTIMVSEMFRDPAFYRALREKVAPFLQTYPSLKIWVAGCSTGEEVYSLAILLQEEGLLDRTLIYATDINPEALRKAKAGIYDLDRVVGFSKAYQAAGGRASLSDYYTAAYGSAVFDKALRGNTVFSDHSLATDHVFAEVQLVTCRNVLIYFDRALQNRAIGLFRDSLCRKGFLALGAKETLRFSDHAREFSEFAREERIYQKV; this is encoded by the coding sequence GTGCACGAAGACACTTTCGATACGGAGCTCAAGCTGCTCCTCGAGGCCATCTATCTCAAGTTCCACTACGACTTCCGTCATTACGCGCCGGCATCGCTGAAGCGCCGGCTTTCCCAGGCCATGCGCCGGTTCGGCTGCCGGACGCTGTCGGGGCTGCAGGAGCGAATCCTGCATGAGCCCGGCGTTTTCCCTGAACTCCTGTCGTTTCTCACCATTATGGTGAGCGAGATGTTCCGCGACCCCGCTTTCTATCGGGCTCTGCGCGAAAAAGTGGCCCCGTTTCTCCAAACGTATCCGTCTCTCAAGATTTGGGTCGCGGGTTGCAGCACCGGAGAGGAGGTTTATTCCCTCGCCATTCTTTTGCAAGAGGAAGGGCTGCTCGATCGCACCCTGATTTACGCGACGGATATCAATCCCGAAGCTCTGCGAAAGGCCAAGGCGGGCATCTACGACCTGGATCGGGTCGTCGGGTTCAGCAAAGCCTACCAGGCGGCGGGCGGACGTGCGTCACTCTCCGATTATTACACTGCGGCCTACGGCTCGGCCGTGTTCGACAAAGCCCTGCGCGGGAACACCGTGTTTTCCGACCACAGCCTCGCGACCGACCATGTTTTCGCCGAGGTCCAACTCGTCACCTGCCGCAACGTTCTCATCTATTTCGATCGCGCGCTGCAGAACCGGGCGATCGGGCTGTTTCGGGATTCCCTTTGCCGGAAGGGATTCTTGGCCCTGGGGGCCAAGGAGACGCTCCGATTCTCGGATCACGCCAGGGAGTTCAGCGAATTCGCGCGCGAGGAAAGGATTTATCAAAAGGTGTGA
- a CDS encoding response regulator, giving the protein MTRFEKQQSLLVNTAIVISLAIAFVGDILTPQGVAVWALYFIPVALTLFVWRQRIPILVALAATILMLVGRLLAEPSNEPLLTISGLNKVLGVLSIWAVTVVARQSVGVKLQLKEDDWIRSGQRDLSLRMQGEQSFEVLCDKILRFFCEYLDVPVGVLYAAERDGGELVRMASYAVGPDSACPDRIAPGEGLVGQAVKERRVLRFDNLPDGYLRMSLALGEAAPRHLVVMPAVIDGKVKAVIELGFLSPVGVADTDLLSTMAEPVASAIRSSLYRTRLEDLLRKTQRQADELQRQKEELRAANEELKRQGKALSESEVRLEAQNEELTEINVRLEEQRDELSRAQEELMRRSEELVRANRYKSEFLANMSHELRTPLNSALILAKLLADNKDGNLTPEQAKYASIIYSSGNDLLELINDILDLSRIEAGRLEMRPEPVELGPLVETLRRSFQPIASQKNLAFKARIEPGTTGTITSDPLRLQQILRNLLSNACKFTERGEVSLRVVQAGADRISFAVRDTGIGIPPEHQDAIFEAFRQADGSTQRKHGGTGLGLTISKELAHRLGGEILVESAPRKGSTFTLVLPVEFARPAGEEPPREAEVVFLPGARSAAEKPAPGPEKPARESAGGAVQDDRESLAPGDRSILVIEDDQAFAGILRDLAREMRFRCLVATTAGAGLALAEQFLPSAIILDIHLPDHSGLCVLEHLKGHAATRHIPVHVISISDYTQQALEMGAVGYALKPVMREQLVSAFRKLEQKLEQNVRRVLVVEDVAAQRESIERLLRTEGVEVVSVGAGSEALKQLKEATFDCVVLDLSLPDISGYDLLDKMASGEAFSFPPVIVYTGRTLTREEERRLRRYASTIIVKGARSPERLLDEVTLFLHQVEARLPREHQDILRELRSREGALEGRTILVVEDDVRNIFAISSVLEPKGAKVRVARNGKEALEVLERSKQEPGAQVDLVLMDIMMPEMDGLTATREIRKHPEWKELPIIAITAKAMPDDRAICIQAGANDYIAKPIDIDRLVSLIKVWMPK; this is encoded by the coding sequence ATGACACGCTTCGAGAAACAGCAGAGCCTGCTGGTCAATACCGCCATCGTGATCAGCCTGGCGATCGCTTTCGTGGGTGACATTCTGACGCCCCAAGGTGTCGCGGTCTGGGCTCTCTATTTCATCCCGGTGGCCCTGACGCTCTTTGTCTGGCGCCAGCGGATACCGATCCTGGTTGCCCTCGCGGCGACGATTCTGATGCTGGTCGGCCGGCTTCTTGCGGAACCGTCCAACGAGCCTTTGCTGACCATTTCGGGATTGAACAAGGTCCTGGGCGTGCTGTCGATCTGGGCGGTGACGGTGGTCGCTCGGCAGAGCGTCGGGGTGAAACTCCAGCTCAAGGAAGACGACTGGATCCGCTCCGGGCAACGAGATTTGAGCCTGCGTATGCAAGGTGAGCAGTCCTTCGAAGTGCTTTGCGACAAGATCCTGCGCTTTTTCTGCGAATATCTCGATGTGCCCGTGGGCGTGCTCTATGCGGCCGAGCGCGACGGCGGCGAACTGGTGCGCATGGCGTCGTACGCGGTCGGGCCAGATTCGGCTTGCCCGGACCGTATCGCGCCGGGCGAGGGACTCGTCGGCCAGGCGGTCAAGGAACGGCGGGTCTTGCGCTTCGATAACTTGCCTGACGGGTATCTCCGGATGTCGTTGGCGCTCGGTGAAGCCGCTCCCAGGCACCTCGTGGTGATGCCGGCGGTCATCGACGGCAAGGTCAAGGCGGTGATCGAGCTCGGATTTCTCTCTCCGGTGGGGGTCGCGGACACGGATCTCCTGAGCACCATGGCCGAACCGGTGGCCAGCGCGATCCGCTCGTCGCTGTACCGCACCCGCCTCGAGGATCTCCTCCGAAAAACGCAGCGGCAGGCCGACGAGTTGCAGCGACAGAAGGAAGAGTTACGGGCGGCCAACGAGGAGCTCAAGCGCCAGGGCAAGGCGCTGTCCGAGTCCGAGGTGCGACTCGAGGCGCAGAACGAGGAGTTGACGGAGATCAACGTCCGGCTGGAGGAACAGCGCGACGAGCTGTCGCGGGCTCAGGAGGAGCTGATGAGGCGTTCGGAGGAACTGGTTCGGGCCAATCGGTACAAGTCGGAATTCCTGGCGAACATGAGCCATGAGTTGCGAACGCCGCTCAACAGCGCGCTCATACTCGCCAAGCTTCTCGCCGACAACAAGGACGGCAATCTGACGCCGGAGCAGGCCAAGTACGCCTCGATCATCTACTCGTCGGGCAACGATTTGCTCGAGCTGATCAACGATATCCTCGATCTTTCCCGGATCGAGGCGGGCCGCCTGGAGATGCGGCCGGAGCCGGTCGAACTCGGCCCTTTGGTGGAAACGCTCCGGCGAAGCTTTCAACCGATAGCCTCGCAGAAGAACCTCGCATTCAAGGCGCGCATCGAGCCGGGAACGACGGGAACGATCACCAGCGATCCGCTGCGGCTGCAGCAGATTCTTAGAAATCTTCTCTCGAACGCCTGCAAGTTCACCGAGCGGGGCGAGGTCAGCCTGCGCGTGGTACAGGCCGGAGCGGACCGGATCAGCTTTGCCGTCCGCGATACCGGCATCGGTATTCCCCCCGAGCACCAGGACGCCATCTTCGAGGCCTTCCGCCAAGCCGACGGGAGTACCCAGAGGAAACACGGCGGCACCGGGCTTGGCCTCACGATTTCAAAGGAGCTCGCCCATAGACTGGGCGGCGAAATCCTGGTGGAGAGCGCTCCCCGCAAAGGAAGCACTTTCACCCTGGTTCTCCCGGTCGAATTCGCGCGGCCGGCCGGCGAGGAACCGCCTCGGGAAGCGGAGGTGGTTTTCCTGCCCGGTGCTCGCTCGGCCGCGGAGAAACCGGCGCCGGGTCCGGAAAAACCCGCGCGGGAATCGGCGGGCGGGGCGGTGCAGGACGATCGGGAAAGCCTGGCGCCGGGGGACCGAAGCATTCTCGTCATCGAGGACGACCAGGCATTTGCGGGTATCTTGCGCGACCTCGCCCGCGAAATGCGCTTCCGCTGCCTGGTCGCGACGACGGCGGGCGCGGGCTTGGCGCTCGCGGAGCAGTTCCTGCCCAGCGCGATCATCCTCGACATCCATCTGCCGGACCATTCCGGGCTCTGCGTGCTCGAGCATCTCAAGGGCCACGCCGCCACCCGCCACATTCCGGTGCATGTCATCTCGATTTCGGATTATACGCAGCAAGCCCTTGAAATGGGCGCGGTCGGATACGCACTCAAGCCGGTCATGCGCGAGCAACTGGTGAGCGCTTTCCGCAAGCTGGAGCAGAAGCTGGAACAGAACGTCCGTCGTGTCCTGGTGGTCGAGGACGTCGCCGCCCAGCGCGAGAGCATCGAGCGGTTGCTCCGCACCGAGGGCGTCGAGGTCGTTTCGGTCGGGGCCGGTAGCGAAGCGCTGAAGCAACTGAAGGAAGCCACCTTCGACTGCGTGGTTCTCGACCTCAGCCTGCCGGATATCTCGGGTTACGACCTGCTCGACAAAATGGCTTCGGGCGAAGCCTTCTCGTTCCCGCCGGTAATCGTCTACACGGGGCGCACGTTGACACGCGAGGAGGAGCGGCGGCTGCGCCGTTATGCCAGCACCATCATCGTCAAGGGCGCCCGCTCGCCGGAGCGCCTGCTGGACGAGGTGACGCTTTTTCTCCACCAGGTCGAGGCCCGGCTTCCCCGCGAACATCAGGATATCCTGCGCGAGCTGCGCAGCCGGGAGGGGGCGCTCGAAGGCCGCACCATCCTGGTCGTCGAGGACGACGTGCGCAACATCTTCGCCATCTCCAGCGTGCTCGAACCGAAAGGCGCCAAGGTGCGCGTCGCCCGCAACGGCAAGGAAGCGCTGGAGGTTCTCGAACGCAGCAAGCAGGAGCCCGGCGCTCAAGTGGACTTGGTTCTCATGGACATCATGATGCCCGAGATGGACGGTCTCACCGCGACGCGGGAGATCCGGAAGCATCCGGAATGGAAGGAACTGCCGATCATCGCCATCACCGCCAAAGCGATGCCCGACGACCGCGCGATCTGCATTCAGGCGGGCGCCAACGACTACATCGCGAAGCCCATCGATATCGACAGGCTGGTTTCGCTCATCAAGGTTTGGATGCCCAAATAG